DNA sequence from the Candoia aspera isolate rCanAsp1 chromosome 10, rCanAsp1.hap2, whole genome shotgun sequence genome:
TGTTCTGTGTCTTGAAACCCAAACAACTAAGGATTTTCAGGAGCGAACCTCTGTGAACCCCAGTCTTAAGAAGACAACTTTATGTGGCATTTGTGGCTCCTACAGGCCCCCCTCAGACTCACAGTGCATGGTTTGGAACTCACTTTTGCATAAATGAACCCATCTCTCTTCTACCACTCCCAAATGTTTTCCTGGGAATtgaagcacttttttaaaaatgaaattactgtTCTGAGACCTTCCTTGCCATATAACCCCATGGAGTATCCTGCACAAGTTCCAGTTACAGAAGGGAAAAGAGGCACAGAGGATGTTCATCCTGGTTGTGCTAATAATCATGGCTAAGATCTCTTTTAAAGGGCCCTGATGGGGGGGTAGCCTATCCATTGAGCGAGTGCTCTGCAGCATTGCTTGGACTCAGGTGTCCCCTGCCTTATTAGGAAGACTCGCCTTGGACCTTCCCAGAAGGATTCATACTTGCCAAAGCGCCATACACTTCAGTCTTCCCCTTGTATTGATGCTATTAAGAGCACCTGTAGATCCTCTTCTATCAATATAAATCCTTGGGAAGAAACCTTGGTTGTGTGAAGGTTTTTGGCTGTTCTCCACCCTTGCCAAGATCTGTCTTGGCAAGGTTGCTTCCTTAACCATGTTCTCCCTAGATGATAATCTGTACAGGCATCTTCCCTTTCTAAGGAAAATGGGGGAGCAGTGTGGTCCCCCCCTTCTTTTGATCTGCTTCAGATTCAGCTGTTGCTGCATTGCAGTTGAGTCAGACTATAATTATTTGAGTCTCTGACCTCAGAATTGATCATGCTTTTTTCTAAAATGGGTCCAAAAGGCAGATTTATCTTCTTGGGGTACGATACATCAATAGCTATTCCTGTACACATCCAACTGAATTTGAATGGAACCAGGGCCAGCTTATAGAAGTGGGCCTGAAGCCAAACATAATAGTTCTCCCTGATGGTACAAGGTCCCTGCCTTAACTGATTTGGGATGGATTCGTACTGGAGCCATCCAGCCTCCCTTTGTCCAAGTGCATCTGCGTGACAGGAGCAGCTAGCAACTCTGATAGCTGCTCTGACCACGCACAGACCACCCCTTTCCATCCCACAGGACAGTTTTCAATGGAGCTGGGGTTCTCAAAGGGCCAGAGAGGAACGAAGGGGTCGCccctgcttttctctttcttgctaTAAACAGCAGCTGAGAAAGGAGACCCTTGGAGCAGGTAACTCCGCGCAGGGTTGAGAAGGGAAACGTATCTGTTGATGCTCTTTGCTCTCAAGGTCACCAAGGAGTTTCTGATAAGATAAAGCCTTGCTTCCGGGGCTCCTCTATGCAACCAGCTCATGAAAATCGGTATCTGTCTGAAGGAAAATTGACTTAAGAGTCAGCCCTAAAGCTAGATGAAATTAAGAGGAGGAGAGATTTCCAAGTTGGTCATCCATAGGAAATGTGAGCAAGGATTTGATTCGACTAGGATAAATCGTCGTACCATGCCTGCAGATGGCCATCTGAAATTGAAGGATCACAGGTAGATGTGTGGCTATCCATGAATACCGCTTAGTGTGAGGAGCAGCTAGCAGCTCTGTGTTCTAAAATGGCAGTTGGGAGCGGGATGTACTGCAAACCAAATGAGCGTTTGCGCTTCTGGAATAATTTAGTGCTTAAAAAACGAAGATACTTGCTGCATTGTACAAGTATCAGCTCCACCACATTCCTGAGAAAGCTGCTCTTTGGATCTCTCCAACCAAACTCTCTAGATCAGGAGGATATTGGTCTTGAAAGGTGCCGTGGTGGCTCCTCTCTCCTGCCCCCTGAAAGGTGGGGCTGAACAGCCCACCGTGAGGGTGTGAACGCATAAATAGGCCCATCTGGGCAAGGCCTCGTTACTAGAATGTCTAGAGGAGCTTATAGGAAACTGTCTGAGAAGGGTGGTCTTTAGAGcagcatcccccaccccccagctttaAATGTTTGTGGTGATGGGACAGAATAGGGTAGCCTAGAGCCTAGAATTGGAGCTGGGAGACATCCTAAGGCTCTGGTTTCatcataattattttcttttccttttcttggttGTGCAATATTATctcatttttaaattatactgCATCTCCCTGGACTGTTTTCTAGCTGGGGTGAATAAGTGACTCTAACAGCTGTTAGTTTTGTAATTATGACTTTCTCTTGGCCTTTTACAGACTTGCCATTAACAGCAATTAAAGGAGTTCTACAGAAATGACCTCATACtggttttgtgattttttttttatcctctgTAAGATTCAGAGCAAATCTCTCTGGTGGCCTGGACCTTATTCTCTGCCAGACACAATGCTGTTTAGAGGGCAGGGAGCACTGCCAAGATGGGACTTGGCAGTTTCCTGGAGGATTTGGTTGGCATATATGCCTCCTGGTCATCCAGCTGGAAGGCCAAGGCAGGTGGCGGTGACACTCTGAAGTGGATGCTCGCACCCTCCAACCTGTCTTGCCAAGTTCATAAAGTGAAAGATGTGTCAGACTACAGCTCTTTTCCCAAGCCAGCCAGACCACTGACTGCTGACAAGGTGATGAAGTTGTAGGACAAAATCTGTCAGGGACACTACAATATGGTAGAAAAAATTCTATTAATTGTGCAGGAGCACTGTTCCCTTGCTGGTATCATGCAATGTGTTTGCGAACTAGGGGCGTTCAAAATAATTAGAATCAAACCCctttgaatttgaaatgctcCATTTTGAGTGTGAGTTACTTTGAGTGTGAAACAGGTTGTTTTGTTAATTTGGGAGCTGTTTCAACCTCCAAACAGAGTCTTTCCTTCTTGAAGCAACCATTTTGAGCTTGATCCATTCCCCAAATGTTCAGAGTGGGGTTTCCAATTTGAGtcatttcaaattcaaatgttttgcacaccactGTGGCAAAGCCTGGAGGGGCCATCACTTGTTGGAGCCTATGCTATGTACAGCTGAGCTCCAGGTTCAGTTCCTGGCATCTCCAGGTTCATTGTTTCTGTCCTGGAGGACTGGGAAGATCTCTGCCTCAGAACATACCACATTCTCCTCATTCTAAGATATGGTGAGACTtctgctaggaattctgggatttgtaatttcaacacatctggaaggcatcaggttgggagAGAACACTCTAGCAGCTCTTTGGATTACAATACTAGTTGGACCAATAAATTGGTAGCACAATCCTCCATTTTCAGCTGTGATATTTTGGAGACCTCCAGTGGAAATGCAGTGCTGTTGAAGAACAGCTGGCGGAGGAGACATGCTGTCCTTTGATCCCCATGGGATATTTCTCAGATTCAGCATTGGAAACATGATTGTGTGTGTCTAAGAAATTTCAGCAAGAAAGCACCTCACTCTGTTTTTTCTGGGTCTTTGAGTTATTTCTAACTGTCTCCACCTTTGCACGCATCCTTGGACAAGTGAGGGTAGTTCCTGATGAGAGGGGAATATACAAAATGCTTCCCTTCTCAGGGTGGATTAAGGATAGACTAGAAACTGAGCATAACGTTAAAATATATGTGAGCATTTTGGAAACAGCCTGTCCCCTTTTATTTGGGGAGAATTTTGACATGGTCCTGTCCTCAGGAACTTGCTAACCATGGGTGCCAACTCACTTCTTCGATGGAAGGCCTCAGGATCATGTCTGGTTCCAGGAGGCTTTTGAGAAGGTCCTGGCATTCCTCAGAAATCCCCAAGTGGCCCGGAATGGAGACCCCTTTCTGCTGATGGCAAAGCATCTTGGGGATGTCTGTGTCGTCAAAGGGCAGGTTTGCACAGAGCATGACGTAAAGAACCACGCCCATGCTCCAAATGTCTCCTTTTCTGCTGTCGTGGGGCACGCCCTGCAGCACCTCAGGGGCTGCGTAGGCAGTGCTGCCGCAGAACGTCTGGCTCAGCTCCTTGCGGTTCTTGGGGAGCGACTTGGCAAATCCAAAGTCCGTCAGTTTCAGATTGAATCCCTGCAGGAGGGCATTTTCACACTTCAGGTCACGATGTGCTACCCCACAACTGTGGCAATAGCGGATTGCTTCTACCAGCTGACGGAAGAGCGCTTTGGCCCGGCTCTCAGGCAAGGGCCCTCCTTGCAGGACACAGTCAAAGACATCTCCATCCTCTGCCAGCTCCATCACCAGGTAGATCTTCCCATCTGTGGACTCCAGCATCTCGTACACCCGGATGATGTTCTTGTGGTCCAAGCGCTTGACAATCTGGAGCTCCCGA
Encoded proteins:
- the TSSK3 gene encoding testis-specific serine/threonine-protein kinase 3, whose amino-acid sequence is MTDEQVKDTMEEFLLSHGYQMGKTIGEGTYSKVKEAFSKKHQRKVAVKIIDKLGGPEEFIERFLPRELQIVKRLDHKNIIRVYEMLESTDGKIYLVMELAEDGDVFDCVLQGGPLPESRAKALFRQLVEAIRYCHSCGVAHRDLKCENALLQGFNLKLTDFGFAKSLPKNRKELSQTFCGSTAYAAPEVLQGVPHDSRKGDIWSMGVVLYVMLCANLPFDDTDIPKMLCHQQKGVSIPGHLGISEECQDLLKSLLEPDMILRPSIEEVSWHPWLASS